One Halolamina litorea genomic window carries:
- a CDS encoding ABC transporter ATP-binding protein encodes MPAIQTTDLTKQYGSTVAVAGLDLAVDAGTVFGFLGPNGAGKTTTMRMLTGLVRPTRGRAEVAGVETTDRDRLRPRIGYLPEEPPLYDHATAYEQLDYAAGLRDLDPEAARERADDLLSRLDLPPEDAGSRIADYSKGMRQKVAYVQATLHDPDVLFLDEPTSGLDPRAARTLRELIAERADSGTTVFLSTHILPVVEAVADDVGILYDGDLVAEGSPADLQQRAETGEARSLEDAFLELTTDDAHAEASTRHSAEAPTDG; translated from the coding sequence ATGCCCGCCATCCAGACGACCGATCTGACCAAGCAGTACGGTTCGACCGTCGCCGTCGCCGGCCTCGACCTCGCCGTCGACGCCGGGACGGTCTTCGGCTTCCTCGGCCCCAACGGCGCCGGGAAGACGACGACAATGCGGATGCTCACCGGTCTCGTTCGGCCTACGCGCGGCCGTGCCGAGGTCGCCGGCGTCGAGACCACCGACCGCGACCGACTCAGGCCGCGGATCGGCTATCTCCCCGAGGAGCCGCCGCTGTACGACCACGCGACGGCGTACGAACAGCTCGACTACGCCGCCGGGCTCCGGGACCTCGACCCCGAGGCCGCCCGCGAGCGCGCCGACGACCTGCTCTCCCGGCTCGACCTCCCGCCCGAGGACGCCGGCTCCCGCATCGCCGACTACTCGAAGGGGATGCGCCAGAAGGTCGCCTACGTGCAGGCGACGCTCCACGACCCGGACGTGCTGTTCCTCGACGAACCGACCTCCGGACTCGACCCGCGAGCCGCCCGGACGCTCCGGGAACTCATTGCGGAGCGGGCCGACTCCGGGACCACCGTCTTCCTCTCGACGCACATCCTCCCGGTCGTCGAGGCCGTCGCCGACGACGTGGGTATCCTCTACGACGGTGACCTCGTCGCGGAGGGCTCGCCGGCCGACCTCCAACAGCGCGCCGAGACCGGCGAGGCCCGGTCGCTCGAGGACGCGTTCCTCGAACTCACGACCGACGACGCCCATGCGGAGGCGTCGACGCGTCACAGCGCCGAGGCACCGACCGATGGCTGA
- a CDS encoding CBS domain-containing protein: protein MDDLFVARLMTSDLKTVTADTLVEDAADLMLDESIGSVVVVDDDGGLEGILTRTDFVAIVAGQKPKDQTPVSEYMTRDVLTAKAGDLVQDVADQMVEAGIHHMPVVNGDDKPIGMLSSSDLTAYLSTIEAAAA, encoded by the coding sequence ATCGACGACCTGTTCGTTGCCCGCCTGATGACCAGCGACCTCAAGACCGTCACTGCCGACACCCTCGTCGAGGATGCTGCCGACCTGATGCTGGATGAGAGCATCGGCTCCGTCGTCGTGGTCGACGACGACGGCGGACTCGAAGGGATCCTCACCCGGACGGACTTCGTCGCCATCGTCGCCGGGCAGAAACCCAAGGACCAGACGCCCGTCTCCGAGTACATGACGAGGGACGTGCTCACCGCGAAGGCGGGTGACCTCGTACAGGACGTCGCCGACCAGATGGTCGAAGCCGGGATTCACCACATGCCCGTGGTCAACGGCGACGACAAACCGATCGGGATGCTCTCCAGTTCCGACCTCACGGCGTACCTCTCGACGATCGAAGCGGCGGCGGCGTAG
- a CDS encoding prolyl oligopeptidase family serine peptidase, with protein sequence MRGSPPETERRPVTEELHGEEIVDPYRWLEDDTEEVEQWVEAQNEYADGVLDTPTRDALRPRFEDVARVTDYGAVTAAGGRYFQTIEEPADDHGVLYVRRSFDEEPMALVDPNGFEGEAASMNWFTVSDDGDRVAYGYDEGGQEQYDVRIVDADTGRWLDVVPDAGRVTPGGFAWTDDGFFSVRTGGPGGGEQLYKALYSHTHGDKPEEDEVITDEFSEHAWPQIEYDADTDTLLAAVHEGTTHTELYRVDTDPNAEEPLTPLLTGYDATFGPHLDDGEVHFLTNYEADFSRVLTADIETLATGEDLAPDEFTETVPETDAVLQDVTVAGEQLVANHLRDASSELSVWEHGERVETLPSPEFCTIDGVDSDDDGEELFYVVHDFEAPDRVNRYRLGGSGDDAETVGQADIELGVDVTVSQEFFESADGTEVPAFVVHREGLSPDGSAPTVLYGYGGFRIPQTPSFWRFAGPFLEAGGVFAVANLRGGTEYGEPWHEAGMREHKQNVFDDFYAVGEGLIEAGYTDTDHLGAYGGSNGGLLTGAALTQRPDLWAGILCTVPLLDMLRFHRFLLGESWTVEYGSPADREAFEYIREYSPYHNVEDREYPATLFKTAAGDTRVHPSHARKMTALVQHHQTGDDPIALRTETDTGHGVGKSTEMVVEEQVDQWTWLCDRLGADVGE encoded by the coding sequence ATGCGAGGCAGCCCCCCAGAGACGGAGCGCCGTCCTGTCACCGAGGAGCTTCACGGCGAGGAGATCGTCGATCCGTACCGCTGGCTGGAGGACGACACCGAGGAAGTCGAGCAGTGGGTCGAGGCCCAGAACGAGTACGCGGACGGCGTGCTCGACACGCCCACCCGCGACGCCCTCCGACCCCGCTTCGAGGACGTCGCCCGAGTGACCGACTACGGTGCCGTGACCGCGGCCGGCGGCCGCTACTTCCAGACCATCGAAGAGCCCGCCGACGACCACGGCGTGCTCTACGTCCGGCGCTCGTTCGACGAGGAGCCGATGGCGCTGGTCGACCCCAACGGGTTCGAGGGGGAGGCGGCGTCGATGAACTGGTTCACCGTCTCGGATGACGGCGACCGCGTCGCCTACGGCTACGACGAGGGTGGACAGGAGCAGTACGACGTGCGGATCGTCGACGCCGACACGGGCCGCTGGCTCGACGTGGTTCCCGACGCCGGCCGGGTCACGCCCGGCGGCTTCGCCTGGACCGACGACGGCTTCTTCTCCGTTCGGACCGGCGGCCCCGGCGGCGGCGAACAGCTCTACAAGGCACTCTACAGCCACACCCACGGCGACAAGCCCGAGGAAGACGAGGTCATCACCGACGAGTTCAGCGAACACGCCTGGCCCCAGATCGAGTACGACGCCGACACCGATACGCTGCTGGCGGCTGTCCACGAGGGGACGACCCACACAGAGCTCTACCGCGTCGACACCGACCCCAACGCCGAGGAGCCGCTGACGCCGCTGCTCACGGGCTACGACGCCACGTTCGGCCCACACCTCGACGACGGCGAGGTCCACTTCCTCACCAACTACGAGGCCGACTTCTCCCGGGTGCTGACCGCCGACATCGAGACGCTGGCGACGGGCGAGGACCTCGCCCCCGACGAGTTCACCGAGACGGTTCCCGAGACCGACGCCGTGTTGCAGGACGTAACCGTCGCCGGTGAGCAACTCGTCGCGAACCACCTGCGCGACGCCTCCTCGGAGCTCTCCGTGTGGGAGCACGGCGAGCGCGTCGAGACGCTCCCGAGCCCGGAGTTCTGCACCATCGACGGCGTCGACAGCGACGACGACGGTGAGGAGCTGTTCTACGTCGTCCACGACTTCGAAGCGCCCGACCGGGTGAACCGCTATCGGCTCGGCGGGTCCGGTGACGACGCCGAGACGGTCGGGCAGGCCGACATCGAACTCGGCGTCGACGTGACCGTCTCACAGGAGTTCTTCGAGTCCGCCGACGGCACGGAGGTGCCCGCATTCGTCGTCCACCGCGAGGGGCTCTCCCCCGACGGTTCGGCGCCGACCGTCCTCTACGGCTACGGCGGCTTCCGCATCCCCCAGACGCCGAGCTTCTGGCGGTTCGCCGGCCCCTTCCTCGAGGCCGGCGGCGTCTTCGCCGTCGCCAACCTCCGGGGCGGCACGGAGTACGGCGAGCCGTGGCACGAGGCCGGCATGCGCGAGCACAAGCAGAACGTCTTCGACGACTTCTACGCCGTCGGCGAGGGGCTGATCGAGGCGGGCTACACCGACACCGACCACCTCGGCGCCTACGGTGGCTCGAACGGCGGTCTGCTCACCGGCGCCGCCCTCACGCAGCGACCGGACCTTTGGGCCGGAATCCTCTGTACGGTGCCGCTGCTCGACATGCTGCGATTCCACCGCTTCCTCCTCGGCGAATCGTGGACCGTCGAGTACGGCTCGCCGGCGGACCGGGAGGCCTTCGAGTACATCCGCGAGTACTCGCCGTACCACAACGTCGAGGACCGGGAGTACCCGGCGACGCTGTTCAAGACCGCCGCGGGCGATACGCGAGTCCACCCGAGCCACGCCAGGAAGATGACTGCGCTGGTTCAGCACCATCAGACCGGCGACGACCCAATCGCGCTGCGGACCGAGACGGACACGGGCCACGGCGTCGGGAAGTCGACGGAGATGGTCGTCGAAGAACAGGTCGATCAGTGGACGTGGCTCTGTGATCGGCTCGGCGCCGACGTGGGCGAGTAA
- a CDS encoding ABC transporter ATP-binding protein translates to MSTNDEPLVSVDNLQTSFYTEEGEVKAVNGVSYQIDRGERFAVVGESGAGKSVTSLSIMRLIDDPGRIKGGEVTFRSASAVATLARKFPKAVATENNDGFVHVTELRSDSGSVGDDPGATVRDRPKQVATDLHDGDLHVEAGYVDVLDASEDAMRELRGNEIAMIFQDPHTALNPVYTVGEQISEAIRKHLDLGDKAARERSIEMLERVGIPDAEERYSDYPHEFSGGMQQRAVIAIALSCDPSLIVADEPTTALDVTIEAQILELLEELSDEEDVAVQLITHDLGVVAELCDSVMVMYAGKPVERSSVEDLYYEPKHPYTVGLMSSIPRIGDKRDRLDTVPGTMPDLVQLPSGCSFHPRCPYAEEACIQHEPPLVDVESGEPVEDPDPEIHSAACLEYTGELTEGVDFDVQIREDAAADGGESV, encoded by the coding sequence ATGAGCACGAACGACGAACCGCTGGTCTCGGTGGACAACCTCCAGACCAGCTTTTACACGGAAGAAGGGGAGGTCAAGGCGGTCAACGGCGTCTCCTACCAGATCGACCGCGGGGAGCGCTTTGCGGTCGTCGGCGAGTCCGGTGCCGGGAAGTCCGTCACCAGCCTCTCGATCATGCGGCTGATCGACGACCCCGGCCGGATCAAGGGCGGCGAGGTGACGTTCCGCTCGGCTAGTGCGGTCGCGACGCTCGCCCGGAAGTTCCCGAAGGCGGTCGCGACCGAGAACAACGACGGGTTCGTCCACGTCACCGAACTCCGGTCCGACTCCGGCTCGGTCGGCGACGACCCCGGCGCGACGGTCCGGGACCGACCCAAGCAGGTCGCGACGGACCTCCACGACGGGGACCTCCACGTCGAGGCGGGGTACGTCGACGTGCTCGACGCCTCCGAGGACGCGATGCGCGAACTGCGGGGCAACGAGATCGCGATGATCTTCCAGGACCCCCACACGGCGCTCAACCCCGTCTACACGGTCGGGGAACAGATCTCCGAGGCGATCCGCAAGCACCTCGACTTGGGTGACAAGGCGGCTCGCGAGCGCTCGATCGAGATGCTCGAACGCGTCGGCATCCCCGACGCCGAGGAGCGCTACTCGGACTACCCCCACGAGTTCTCCGGCGGGATGCAACAGCGTGCGGTGATCGCCATCGCGCTCTCCTGTGACCCGTCGTTGATCGTGGCCGACGAGCCGACGACGGCCCTCGACGTGACGATCGAGGCTCAGATCCTCGAACTGCTCGAGGAGCTCTCCGACGAGGAGGACGTGGCGGTCCAGCTGATCACCCACGACCTCGGCGTCGTCGCGGAGCTGTGTGACAGCGTGATGGTCATGTACGCCGGCAAGCCCGTGGAACGGAGTTCCGTCGAGGACCTCTACTACGAGCCCAAACACCCCTACACGGTGGGGCTGATGAGCTCGATCCCGCGGATCGGCGACAAGCGTGATCGGCTCGACACCGTGCCGGGGACGATGCCCGACCTGGTGCAGTTGCCGTCGGGCTGTAGCTTCCACCCGCGCTGCCCGTACGCGGAGGAAGCGTGCATCCAGCACGAACCGCCGCTGGTGGACGTCGAGAGCGGGGAGCCGGTCGAAGACCCCGATCCCGAGATCCACTCCGCAGCGTGTCTCGAGTACACCGGCGAACTCACGGAGGGCGTCGACTTCGACGTGCAGATCCGTGAGGACGCGGCGGCCGACGGAGGTGAGTCGGTATGA
- a CDS encoding ABC transporter permease — MSHESSRTTTNQRGRIRITGFDTSAFEDRDDRFNWQQEESTVSRSRWTRSWERFKRNRTALFGLAIIAVMVFATVFARPIAIEGITVQPFSLAPFDPTNSNFAALNEAPSVTHPFGTDWSGKDILSRVLFGGRYSLTIGVITVGLALSVGVPLGAIAGYYGGWIDEAIMRLVDILYAFPFLVLAIALIAVLGQGFWNMITALVLVVWIGYARLLRGEVLSVKENEYVTAAKALGARDRSIIFRHVVPNAMAPVIVQATLGIGTVVLNAAALGFLGLGLEPGSPEWGSMLARGRDTLIQGYWWVTVFPGLAIFLFVLSINLVGDGVRDAVDPQGDSGGNAGVR; from the coding sequence ATGTCTCACGAATCATCACGAACGACGACGAATCAACGCGGGCGGATCCGGATCACCGGGTTCGACACCTCCGCGTTCGAGGACCGCGACGACCGCTTCAACTGGCAACAGGAGGAGAGCACGGTCTCCCGCTCGCGGTGGACCCGCTCGTGGGAGCGGTTCAAGCGGAACCGAACCGCCCTGTTCGGGCTGGCGATCATCGCCGTCATGGTGTTCGCGACGGTCTTCGCCCGCCCGATCGCCATCGAGGGGATCACCGTCCAGCCGTTCTCGCTGGCGCCCTTCGACCCGACGAACTCGAACTTCGCCGCGCTGAACGAGGCGCCGTCGGTCACCCACCCCTTCGGGACTGACTGGTCCGGGAAGGACATCCTCTCGCGGGTGCTGTTCGGCGGCCGCTACAGCCTCACGATCGGCGTGATCACCGTCGGCCTCGCGCTCTCCGTCGGCGTCCCGCTCGGCGCCATCGCGGGCTACTACGGCGGCTGGATCGACGAGGCCATCATGCGCCTGGTCGACATCCTCTATGCGTTCCCGTTCCTCGTGCTCGCCATCGCGCTGATCGCGGTGCTCGGCCAGGGGTTCTGGAACATGATCACGGCACTCGTGCTCGTGGTCTGGATCGGCTACGCCCGCCTGCTGCGCGGTGAGGTGCTCTCGGTCAAGGAGAACGAGTACGTCACCGCCGCGAAGGCACTCGGCGCACGCGACCGCTCGATCATCTTCCGGCACGTCGTCCCCAACGCGATGGCACCGGTCATCGTGCAGGCGACGCTCGGTATCGGGACGGTCGTGCTCAACGCCGCGGCGCTCGGCTTCCTCGGACTGGGGCTCGAACCGGGCTCCCCCGAGTGGGGCAGCATGCTCGCCCGCGGCCGCGACACGCTGATTCAGGGCTACTGGTGGGTCACGGTGTTCCCGGGGCTCGCCATCTTCCTGTTCGTGCTCTCGATCAACCTCGTGGGCGACGGCGTCCGTGACGCCGTGGACCCGCAGGGTGACTCCGGCGGCAACGCGGGGGTGCGATAA
- a CDS encoding ABC transporter permease: MSLQRYLIKRLLVMIPVLFGVTVLTFSLTKMLPGSPVDYILQFQETTPGLREQLEAQYNLNEPIYVQYWLWLRDAMMLDFGQSIISDRSVSDAIVGRLPKTLLLGGAGFAIAICIGIPLGVLAAVNNGNTIDEVSRVGALLGIATPNFWLGLMLLLVFSVQLGFFRVIPPADVGVLSPAMLKFIILPAITLGTASSALIMRLTRSSMVEELNKDYVRTARAKGLSERTVIVKHVLRNSMVSVVTVAAIQVAFIVNGSVVIEQVFSWPGVGRLLIDAITQRDFPVLQAIVLMIAVTIVFVNLIADLLYSWLDPRIRY, translated from the coding sequence ATGTCTCTTCAACGATACTTAATCAAGCGGCTGCTGGTGATGATCCCGGTGCTGTTCGGCGTGACAGTGCTGACGTTCTCGCTCACGAAGATGCTTCCCGGATCGCCGGTCGACTACATCCTCCAGTTCCAGGAGACGACCCCCGGACTCCGTGAGCAACTCGAAGCACAGTACAACCTCAACGAGCCGATCTACGTGCAGTACTGGCTCTGGCTGCGCGACGCGATGATGCTCGACTTCGGTCAGTCGATCATCTCGGACCGCAGCGTCTCCGACGCGATCGTCGGGCGCCTCCCCAAGACGCTCCTGCTCGGTGGGGCCGGGTTCGCCATCGCCATCTGTATCGGCATCCCGCTGGGCGTGCTGGCAGCGGTCAACAACGGCAACACCATCGACGAGGTCAGTCGCGTCGGCGCGCTGCTCGGTATCGCGACGCCGAACTTCTGGCTCGGCCTGATGCTGTTGCTGGTGTTCAGCGTCCAGCTCGGCTTCTTCCGGGTGATCCCGCCAGCTGACGTTGGCGTGTTGAGCCCGGCGATGCTGAAGTTCATCATCCTCCCGGCGATCACGCTGGGGACCGCGTCGTCGGCGCTGATCATGCGCCTGACGCGGTCCTCCATGGTCGAGGAACTGAACAAGGACTACGTTCGCACTGCGCGAGCCAAGGGCCTCTCCGAGCGCACGGTGATCGTCAAGCACGTGCTCCGGAACTCGATGGTGTCGGTCGTGACGGTGGCCGCGATCCAAGTCGCGTTCATCGTCAACGGCTCGGTCGTCATCGAGCAGGTGTTCTCCTGGCCCGGCGTGGGGCGACTGCTCATCGACGCCATCACGCAGCGTGACTTCCCGGTGCTGCAAGCGATCGTACTGATGATCGCCGTGACCATCGTGTTCGTCAACCTGATCGCCGACCTCCTCTACTCGTGGCTCGACCCACGTATCCGATACTAA
- a CDS encoding ABC transporter substrate-binding protein encodes MGSDNTGGHFGLTRRNLVKSLGITGVAGLAGCLGGGDGTETEGTPARPGGTTTPADPGNAQQGGELIASFGADVAQFDPASATDTTSVKAFGLTYETLVTVGFDGQINNALAHTFEQVDGEENVWRAELREGVTFHNGKELTAEDVQVSYERYEGTPNAADVYNWYESSEIIDDYTIEFTLKNAYAPLQFDMSAVGIVPAEAETGDLDLTENPVGTGPYQFVEHQPDELFRIERYDDYWFEGDDSVPATAPIDTVTYRIIIEQSAQQGALEGGDIHIANAPPATSLSDFAEKEDFTVNRRLAGGFDLMYFPTEVDPFGSAKVRRGISRLVPRENIVKSVYEGLGVPAYMAISQISSVFGTDEWNDLNDRLGEEYMGYDEEQANTLLEEGFNEAGVEAPFETTIITNENPQRVQWVQLIAESLNSTDYFDVSVDQYEWNTYVGKISGESSASTNEIIAVGWSGGWDPNAYVNDLVDSERMTPNGFNMGHYENSEVDELLAEGQQTYDLDERADIYTDLVEILAEDAPMAYIRFGEETDVYNNTVVNGFRTYPINGGEFKGVYSPYDGAFTYLTQDE; translated from the coding sequence ATGGGATCAGATAACACGGGCGGACACTTTGGACTTACCCGCCGCAATCTTGTCAAATCACTCGGTATCACGGGCGTCGCCGGGCTCGCAGGCTGCCTCGGCGGCGGCGACGGAACTGAGACCGAAGGGACCCCGGCTCGCCCCGGCGGCACGACGACGCCCGCCGACCCCGGCAACGCCCAGCAGGGCGGTGAGCTGATCGCGTCGTTCGGCGCCGACGTGGCGCAGTTCGACCCGGCCAGCGCGACTGACACCACCTCGGTGAAGGCGTTCGGCCTGACCTACGAGACGCTCGTGACGGTCGGCTTCGACGGCCAGATCAACAACGCACTCGCTCATACGTTCGAGCAGGTCGACGGCGAGGAGAACGTTTGGCGGGCAGAGCTCCGCGAGGGTGTCACCTTCCACAACGGCAAGGAGCTGACCGCGGAGGACGTTCAGGTCTCCTACGAGCGCTACGAGGGGACCCCCAACGCGGCGGACGTGTACAACTGGTACGAGTCCTCGGAGATAATCGACGACTACACCATCGAGTTCACGCTCAAGAACGCCTACGCGCCGCTCCAGTTCGACATGTCCGCGGTGGGCATCGTCCCGGCCGAGGCCGAGACGGGCGACCTCGACCTCACGGAGAACCCGGTCGGGACCGGCCCCTACCAGTTCGTCGAGCACCAGCCCGACGAGCTGTTCCGCATCGAGCGCTACGACGACTACTGGTTCGAGGGCGACGACAGTGTCCCCGCGACGGCGCCCATCGACACGGTCACCTACCGCATCATCATCGAGCAGTCCGCTCAGCAGGGCGCACTCGAGGGCGGCGACATCCACATCGCCAACGCCCCGCCCGCGACGAGCCTGAGCGACTTCGCGGAGAAGGAGGACTTCACGGTCAACCGCCGACTCGCCGGCGGGTTCGACCTGATGTACTTCCCCACGGAAGTCGACCCGTTCGGCAGCGCGAAGGTCCGCCGCGGAATCTCGCGGCTGGTCCCGCGTGAGAACATCGTCAAGTCCGTCTACGAGGGTCTCGGGGTCCCGGCCTACATGGCCATCTCCCAGATCTCCTCGGTGTTCGGTACGGACGAGTGGAACGACCTCAACGACCGCCTCGGTGAGGAGTACATGGGCTACGACGAGGAGCAGGCCAACACCCTCCTCGAGGAAGGGTTCAACGAGGCCGGCGTGGAAGCGCCGTTCGAGACGACGATCATCACGAACGAGAACCCCCAGCGTGTCCAGTGGGTGCAGCTGATCGCCGAGAGCCTCAACAGCACTGACTACTTCGACGTGTCCGTCGACCAGTACGAGTGGAACACGTACGTCGGCAAGATCTCGGGCGAATCCTCCGCCAGCACCAACGAGATCATCGCCGTCGGTTGGTCCGGTGGCTGGGACCCCAACGCGTACGTCAACGACCTCGTCGACAGCGAGCGCATGACCCCGAACGGGTTCAACATGGGCCACTACGAGAACTCGGAGGTCGACGAGCTCCTCGCTGAGGGCCAGCAGACCTACGACCTCGACGAGCGTGCGGACATCTACACCGACCTCGTCGAGATCCTCGCCGAGGACGCCCCGATGGCGTACATCCGGTTCGGTGAGGAGACCGACGTGTACAACAACACCGTCGTGAACGGCTTCCGCACGTACCCGATCAACGGCGGCGAGTTCAAGGGGGTCTACTCGCCCTACGACGGCGCGTTCACCTACCTCACGCAGGACGAATAG
- a CDS encoding DUF1508 domain-containing protein — translation MSTKESTEGTLEELYRSRIGEPRTDDEVRGYWVFVVGLFLGVAGVLLFLASQPQGSIRQASMIAVGVGLILVFVGTVIRLPLQPRALLLVYIGGVVAFAGVAYFVAVFPDGWSLRNGNAVVITLYGLGLLIIGIGGIAVPLLGSADRNPEAATLRRELAELDDVLEDAAADEEDLAAEVGELRRELDDSENAAATLQAAVASLTEELAEAEGEETELRRELAALDDVLEDAAADEEDLAAEIGELRRALADSENTAATLGQAVTALSADLADVETSEDDLIEQLWSLRQSQARFELYEDKRGEYRFRLRHRNGNVIATGGEGYTQRHNAQNGIESVRRNALGAPVLRIEPEPDEAAETGDAAESAAPAEPFEEPESQTTFELFEDKRGEFRWRLRHDNGNIVADSGEGYRRKSAATNAIERVQGYAGPAEYLRLDPTGFEVYRDAAGQWRWRLVHRNGNVLADGGEGYTRRRDARRALDRVREGMDDLEFETYEDDAGEYRWRLKSGNGRIVADSGEGYSRASARDDAVERVRNYAPDAHALDIGPAAFEVFEDKGGKFRWRLRHRNGQIIADCGEGYAEKSKAEDAVDRFKLNAPDAEVVEEGDGADDDEPAAEDAA, via the coding sequence ATGTCTACCAAGGAATCAACTGAAGGTACACTCGAGGAACTATACCGGTCCCGAATCGGCGAACCACGGACCGACGACGAGGTGCGTGGCTACTGGGTGTTCGTCGTCGGCCTGTTCCTCGGCGTCGCCGGCGTCCTGCTGTTCCTCGCCAGTCAACCACAGGGGAGCATCAGGCAGGCGTCGATGATCGCGGTCGGGGTGGGGCTGATACTCGTGTTCGTGGGAACCGTGATCCGTCTCCCCTTGCAACCACGGGCGCTGCTCTTAGTGTATATCGGTGGCGTGGTTGCGTTCGCCGGCGTCGCCTACTTCGTCGCCGTGTTCCCCGACGGGTGGTCGCTCCGGAACGGGAACGCCGTCGTGATCACCCTCTACGGGCTCGGGCTGTTGATCATCGGCATCGGGGGCATCGCCGTCCCGCTGCTCGGGAGCGCCGACCGGAACCCGGAGGCGGCGACACTCCGGCGTGAACTGGCGGAACTCGACGACGTGCTCGAGGACGCCGCGGCCGACGAGGAGGACCTCGCCGCCGAGGTCGGAGAACTCCGACGGGAACTCGACGACTCCGAGAACGCCGCGGCCACACTGCAGGCCGCCGTCGCGTCGCTCACCGAGGAACTCGCGGAGGCGGAGGGCGAGGAGACCGAACTCCGGCGAGAGTTGGCGGCGCTCGACGACGTGCTCGAGGACGCCGCGGCCGACGAGGAAGACCTTGCCGCCGAGATCGGCGAACTCCGGCGGGCGCTGGCCGACTCGGAGAACACGGCCGCCACGCTCGGGCAGGCCGTCACAGCACTCTCGGCGGACCTCGCCGACGTCGAGACCAGCGAGGACGACCTCATCGAGCAACTCTGGTCGCTCCGACAGAGCCAGGCCCGCTTCGAACTGTACGAGGACAAGCGCGGCGAGTACCGGTTCCGCCTCCGACACCGCAACGGCAACGTCATCGCGACGGGCGGCGAGGGGTACACACAGCGGCACAACGCCCAGAACGGGATCGAGAGCGTCCGTCGGAACGCGCTGGGGGCGCCGGTGCTCCGGATCGAACCCGAGCCGGACGAAGCTGCCGAGACCGGCGACGCGGCGGAGTCGGCTGCGCCGGCCGAGCCCTTCGAGGAACCCGAGAGTCAGACGACCTTCGAACTGTTCGAGGACAAGCGCGGGGAGTTCCGCTGGCGGCTCCGCCACGACAACGGGAACATCGTCGCCGACAGCGGCGAGGGGTACCGCCGGAAGTCGGCTGCCACGAACGCCATCGAGCGGGTTCAGGGCTACGCCGGGCCGGCCGAATACCTCCGACTCGACCCGACCGGGTTCGAGGTCTACCGTGATGCGGCGGGCCAGTGGCGCTGGCGACTCGTCCACCGGAACGGCAACGTCCTCGCCGACGGCGGCGAGGGGTACACTCGGCGCCGCGACGCTCGCCGCGCCCTCGACCGGGTCCGTGAGGGGATGGACGACCTCGAGTTCGAGACCTACGAGGACGACGCCGGGGAGTACCGCTGGCGGTTGAAGTCCGGCAACGGACGGATCGTCGCCGACAGCGGCGAGGGCTACAGCAGGGCCTCGGCCCGCGACGACGCCGTCGAACGGGTGCGGAACTACGCCCCCGACGCTCACGCACTCGACATCGGGCCGGCCGCCTTCGAGGTGTTCGAGGACAAGGGCGGGAAGTTCCGCTGGCGGCTCCGCCACCGGAACGGCCAGATCATCGCCGACTGCGGCGAGGGCTACGCCGAGAAGTCCAAAGCCGAGGACGCGGTCGATCGGTTCAAACTGAACGCCCCCGACGCCGAGGTGGTCGAGGAGGGCGACGGCGCGGACGACGACGAACCGGCCGCCGAGGACGCAGCGTAG